In the genome of Phycisphaeraceae bacterium, one region contains:
- a CDS encoding sigma-54-dependent Fis family transcriptional regulator — protein sequence MASILVIEDERNLRVTIRRGLELAGHVVSEATTLSEAFAQTKDREFDAVLTDVNLYGQSSLDLVRQLRADGYEGVVVVLTAFGTVDNAVEAMKAGADDYLQKPIGIEELTLLLGRSLEIRRSLSRLRLYQRLERVRAGGDSDEALGQSEPWRRAVRFAERFAELPLPTPGPAGAPVSLDLPTILLLGETGTGKGVLARHIHAAAPGMSGKDPPPFVHVNCAALPQSLIESELFGHERGAFTDARDSRAGLFEMAEGGTIFLDEIGDMSIAVQAKLLTVVETGRFRRLGGQRERTVRVRIVAATNQDLSGLTARGVFRQDLLYRLNALTIRLPALRDRGEDSVLIARRTLARLASQYGRSELSFDEHALSAIAHHDWPGNVRELLNAVKRATVLAEGPKVSASDLGLRPVEPMRELQSPLNLESVIRISNNGVVRNPDALRYDFSAGPLDIDQLERRFLIEAIKAARGNVSKAARMVGLNRGALRYRIERLQLEGVLDEASARGGDAD from the coding sequence GTGGCGAGCATTCTGGTCATCGAAGACGAGCGGAACTTACGCGTCACGATCCGTCGGGGCCTTGAGCTCGCGGGTCATGTCGTGTCCGAAGCGACCACTCTTTCGGAGGCGTTCGCCCAGACGAAAGACCGTGAGTTCGACGCGGTCCTCACGGACGTGAACCTCTACGGGCAGTCCAGTCTGGACCTTGTGCGCCAGTTGCGCGCCGACGGGTACGAGGGGGTGGTCGTCGTGTTGACCGCCTTCGGCACGGTCGACAACGCGGTCGAGGCGATGAAGGCCGGCGCCGACGACTATCTGCAGAAGCCGATCGGGATCGAGGAGTTGACGCTTCTGCTGGGCAGGTCGCTGGAGATCCGGCGTTCGTTGTCGCGTCTGCGCCTGTATCAGCGCCTCGAGCGGGTGCGCGCAGGGGGTGATTCGGACGAGGCGCTGGGGCAGTCCGAGCCCTGGCGGCGCGCCGTGCGTTTCGCCGAGCGTTTCGCGGAGCTGCCCCTGCCGACGCCTGGGCCGGCGGGAGCGCCGGTGTCGCTCGATCTGCCGACGATCCTGCTTCTGGGGGAGACGGGCACGGGCAAGGGCGTGCTGGCGCGCCATATCCACGCGGCGGCGCCCGGGATGAGCGGGAAGGACCCTCCACCCTTCGTGCACGTGAACTGCGCCGCCCTGCCGCAGTCCCTGATCGAGTCGGAGCTGTTCGGGCACGAGCGCGGCGCGTTCACCGACGCGCGCGACAGCCGTGCCGGGCTGTTCGAGATGGCCGAGGGCGGAACGATCTTCCTCGACGAGATCGGGGACATGTCGATCGCGGTGCAGGCCAAACTACTGACGGTGGTTGAGACGGGCCGATTCCGGCGTCTGGGCGGCCAGCGCGAGCGCACGGTGCGCGTGCGCATCGTGGCGGCGACCAACCAGGACCTGAGCGGGCTGACGGCGCGAGGCGTGTTCCGGCAGGATCTGCTGTACCGGCTCAACGCGCTGACCATCCGTCTGCCAGCTTTGCGCGATCGGGGCGAGGACTCTGTGCTGATTGCGCGGCGGACGCTCGCCCGGCTGGCGTCGCAGTACGGGCGCAGCGAGCTGTCGTTCGACGAGCACGCGCTCAGCGCGATCGCGCACCACGACTGGCCCGGCAATGTCCGCGAGCTGCTCAACGCCGTGAAGCGGGCGACGGTTCTGGCGGAGGGCCCCAAGGTCAGCGCGAGCGATCTGGGGCTGCGCCCCGTCGAGCCGATGCGCGAACTGCAATCGCCGCTCAATCTGGAGAGCGTCATCCGGATCTCGAACAACGGGGTGGTGAGAAACCCCGACGCGCTGCGCTACGACTTCAGCGCCGGTCCCCTGGACATCGATCAGCTCGAGCGACGGTTCCTGATCGAGGCGATCAAGGCCGCCCGGGGCAATGTGAGCAAGGCGGCTCGGATGGTCGGGCTCAACCGCGGCGCGCTGCGCTACCGGATCGAGCGTCTGCAGCTCGAAGGCGTGCTGGATGAGGCCTCGGCGCGCGGCGGGGACGCGGACTGA
- a CDS encoding HAMP domain-containing histidine kinase: protein MGFRESLLVKFAILLGLFALTITSGLGVSMVFSGIRERQITGPFRAMTCALNDLSKLEQHIAMLERAVGHAGLEGAVAPFEPRAAAALESLDRTIEFARGSEEIESTIGVSALRQLLRLIETASSTSRESLARPHDAEARVAALHALGGVRDFVHVIESSVLIDASRALEFGEEMRRAQVFALRVGLLCSVLIGALALLLLRRWVTTPVARLREATERFASGDLAHRAPVSGVDEIAGLTAQVNTMAEAIGQMQEREVERERLAAVGEMVRRLAHNIRNPISGIRNLAELTRMRSADEGAVREMQTEIIHAVDRFNLWLRELLDVTSPLTLRLDTHAVGHWIEGVVGAVRPLATMHEVEVVVRVDDASLRAEFDAQRLEHALVAVLTNAIQASPLGGRVEVVVSRVREDSFSSRAWEIEVLDEGDGVPDEIKDLVFRPYFTTKPDGNGIGLAIARQIVAGHNGWIELLTRSARGSRCVVRIPAEPRAQSEPKPMAERGHTAEISRRERVNRGEHSGHRRRAELTRHDPSGP, encoded by the coding sequence ATGGGCTTTCGCGAGTCGTTGCTGGTCAAGTTTGCGATTCTCCTGGGTCTGTTCGCCCTGACGATCACGAGCGGGCTGGGCGTCTCGATGGTGTTCAGCGGGATCCGCGAGAGGCAGATCACAGGACCGTTCCGCGCGATGACCTGCGCGCTGAACGACCTGTCCAAGCTCGAGCAGCACATCGCCATGCTCGAGCGAGCGGTCGGGCACGCGGGGCTGGAGGGGGCGGTGGCGCCCTTCGAGCCGCGTGCGGCGGCGGCGCTGGAGTCGCTCGACAGGACGATCGAGTTCGCGAGGGGTTCGGAGGAGATCGAGTCGACGATCGGCGTTTCGGCGCTTCGTCAGCTGCTGCGGCTGATCGAGACGGCGTCGTCGACGTCGCGCGAGAGTCTGGCGCGACCCCACGACGCGGAGGCGAGGGTCGCGGCGCTGCACGCGCTGGGCGGGGTGCGCGATTTCGTGCATGTGATCGAGTCGAGCGTGCTGATCGACGCGTCGCGCGCCTTGGAGTTCGGCGAGGAGATGCGCCGCGCCCAGGTGTTCGCGCTGCGTGTTGGGCTGTTGTGTTCGGTCTTGATCGGCGCGCTGGCGCTGCTGCTGCTGAGGCGGTGGGTGACGACGCCGGTGGCGCGCCTGCGCGAAGCGACCGAACGGTTCGCGTCGGGCGACCTGGCGCACCGGGCGCCGGTCTCCGGGGTGGACGAGATCGCCGGGCTGACGGCGCAGGTGAACACGATGGCCGAGGCGATCGGGCAGATGCAGGAGCGAGAGGTCGAGCGCGAGCGACTGGCGGCGGTGGGTGAGATGGTGCGACGGCTCGCGCACAACATCCGAAATCCGATCTCTGGCATCCGGAATCTGGCGGAACTGACGCGGATGCGCAGCGCCGACGAGGGCGCGGTGCGTGAGATGCAGACCGAGATCATTCATGCCGTCGACCGGTTCAACCTGTGGCTGCGAGAGCTTCTCGATGTGACCAGTCCCTTGACGCTGCGTCTGGACACGCACGCTGTGGGGCACTGGATCGAGGGCGTTGTGGGGGCGGTGCGTCCGCTGGCGACGATGCACGAGGTTGAAGTCGTGGTGCGGGTGGATGATGCGTCGCTGCGTGCCGAGTTCGACGCGCAGCGTCTCGAGCACGCGCTGGTCGCGGTTCTGACGAACGCGATCCAGGCGTCGCCGCTGGGCGGGCGCGTCGAGGTCGTGGTGAGTCGGGTGAGAGAAGATTCATTTTCGTCGCGCGCATGGGAGATCGAAGTGCTCGACGAAGGGGATGGCGTCCCGGACGAGATCAAAGATCTCGTGTTCCGCCCGTACTTTACGACGAAGCCCGACGGCAACGGCATAGGACTTGCAATAGCGAGACAGATCGTGGCGGGGCACAACGGATGGATCGAGCTCTTGACCCGTTCTGCTCGCGGCTCACGATGTGTTGTGCGGATTCCAGCCGAACCGCGCGCCCAGTCCGAGCCGAAACCCATGGCCGAAAGAGGCCACACGGCTGAGATAAGCCGAAGGGAACGGGTGAATCGTGGCGAGCATTCTGGTCATCGAAGACGAGCGGAACTTACGCGTCACGATCCGTCGGGGCCTTGA
- a CDS encoding prepilin-type N-terminal cleavage/methylation domain-containing protein has protein sequence MKTTMPRSPTTSAFITAGRCGFTGCGRARRARAGFTLVELAFTVSILVLLLAVLMPSLASIVRKSHDHLCQTSLRRAAFDFTVFAQEHGTRHKATGDRGFLLTDFMAAEYRVMEYWGHAEDGPARAPMSDVFGCARVEAVATFDPGATCITKAVGPGASVSYAFNARLVRAELGGNRGFSTVAEVRLAPSIVSAGRVPLVWDSDGGAAERAGKSAHFGAPPISPAGLYGDGSRWFPARRHSGTMQVGFVDGSVGISRDPLRENSAQWGFQTVK, from the coding sequence GTGAAGACAACCATGCCGCGGTCCCCGACGACCTCGGCCTTCATCACGGCGGGGCGTTGCGGTTTCACGGGCTGTGGGCGAGCGCGGCGGGCCCGCGCCGGCTTCACGCTCGTCGAGCTGGCGTTTACGGTTTCGATTCTGGTGCTCTTGCTGGCGGTCCTGATGCCCTCGCTGGCGTCGATCGTGCGGAAGTCGCATGATCACCTGTGTCAGACCTCGCTGCGCCGGGCGGCGTTCGATTTCACGGTGTTCGCGCAGGAGCATGGGACGCGTCACAAGGCGACCGGCGATCGCGGGTTCCTGCTGACGGACTTCATGGCGGCCGAGTACCGGGTGATGGAGTATTGGGGGCACGCGGAAGACGGCCCGGCGCGCGCCCCGATGAGCGATGTGTTCGGCTGCGCGCGGGTCGAGGCCGTGGCGACCTTCGACCCCGGGGCGACGTGCATCACGAAGGCGGTCGGTCCCGGCGCGAGCGTGAGCTACGCCTTCAACGCGCGCCTGGTGCGCGCGGAGCTCGGGGGCAACCGTGGGTTCTCGACGGTGGCCGAAGTCCGGCTCGCGCCGTCGATCGTGAGCGCAGGGCGCGTGCCGCTGGTCTGGGACTCCGACGGCGGTGCGGCGGAGCGCGCGGGCAAGAGCGCGCACTTCGGCGCGCCTCCGATCAGTCCCGCCGGCCTGTATGGTGATGGCTCGCGCTGGTTCCCTGCCAGGCGTCATTCCGGCACGATGCAGGTTGGTTTCGTGGACGGGAGCGTGGGCATCTCTCGTGATCCGCTCCGCGAGAATTCCGCGCAGTGGGGCTTCCAGACGGTCAAGTGA